One genomic region from Amaranthus tricolor cultivar Red isolate AtriRed21 chromosome 12, ASM2621246v1, whole genome shotgun sequence encodes:
- the LOC130828777 gene encoding uncharacterized protein LOC130828777 has protein sequence MEGIEHRTVQVNGIKMHIAEKGEGEVVLLLHGFPELWYTWRHQISALASKGYHAIAPDLRGYGDTESPACRSSYSCFHLVGDIIGLLDLINVGQVFLVAHDMGALVGWYLCMFRPDRVKAFVSLSVPFKPRNPKLKPVQTLRAFSGDDYYICRFQEPGDIEAEIAENGVKHVLKKILTSRDPGAPKLPKGKAFEVSPHTSLTLPTWFSEEDLNYYTSKYERSGFTGPLNHYRNLDWNWELTAPWQGMELKVPAKLVMGDLDMVYNMIGVKEYVHQGGFKKDVPLLEDVVVMEGVGHFINQEKAEDVNQHIVDFFSKF, from the exons atggaagGAATAGAACACAGAACAGTTCAAGTAAATGGCATAAAAATGCACATAGCAGAGAAAGGAGAAGGTGAAGTAGTCTTATTACTACATGGTTTCCCAGAATTATGGTACACTTGGAGGCACCAAATAAGTGCCTTAGCTTCTAAGGGATACCATGCAATAGCCCCAGATTTAAGGGGGTATGGTGACACTGAATCACCAGCTTGTAGGTCAAGTTACAGTTGTTTTCATTTAGTGGGTGATATTATTGGGCTTCTTGATTTGATAAATGTGGGTCAAGTATTTTTGGTGGCCCATGATATGGGGGCTTTAGTGGGCTGGTATCTTTGCATGTTTCGGCCTGATCGGGTCAAGGCTTTTGTCTCACTTTCTGTCCCTTTTAAGCCCAGGAATCCTAAGCTCAAACCTGTTCAGACTCTCAGAGCTTTTTCTGgtgatgattattatatttgcagaTTTCAG GAACCTGGAGATATAGAAGCAGAAATAGCAGAAAATGGGGTGAAACATGTGCTGAAGAAAATTCTGACATCAAGAGATCCAGGGGCACCTAAGCTACCTAAAGGAAAAGCATTTGAGGTGTCCCCTCATACTTCTTTAACCTTACCTACATGGTTCTCTGAAGAAGATCTCAACTACTATACTTCCAAATACGAACGCAGCGGCTTCACTGGACCCCTGAACCACTACCGCAATTTAGACTG GAACTGGGAGTTGACAGCGCCATGGCAAGGCATGGAGTTGAAAGTACCAGCAAAACTCGTGATGGGTGATCTCGACATGGTATACAATATGATTGGAGTAAAGGAATACGTGCACCAAGGTGGCTTTAAGAAAGACGTTCCATTGCTTGAAGATGTAGTGGTTATGGAAGGAGTTGGGCACTTCATTAACCAAGAGAAAGCTGAGGATGTCAACCAACATATTGTTGATTTCTTTAGCAAGTTTTAG